Proteins encoded by one window of Brienomyrus brachyistius isolate T26 chromosome 1, BBRACH_0.4, whole genome shotgun sequence:
- the LOC125751964 gene encoding SLIT and NTRK-like protein 5, with amino-acid sequence MHIWIWKFTLLVTTSLSFVKMYDGYGEICRNLCTCEEKDGILTVSCENRGIVRLSEISPVRFPMYHLLLTGNLLKRLSPNDFINYTAVTILHLGNNDISEVETGAFNGLQGLRRLHLNNNKIDALRDDTFVGLERLEYLQIDYNYITHIEPNAFGKLHYLEVLILNDNLLSALPTNIFRHVPLTHLDLRGNRLKMFPYVGLLEHMDKVVELQLEENPWNCSCELITLKAWLESISYTALVGEVVCETPFRLHGRDLDEVSKQELCPRRAISEYEMRPQPPLSTIGYFQTTPAVVTASATSSAVLRSSSRPTKGTGQLSRSKTKPTSRIPSNIPYNYGPIIAYQTKSPVPLDCPAACTCNLQISDLGLNVNCQERKIENISDLKPKPYNPKKMYLTGNYISVVRRPDFIEATGLDLLHLGNNRIAIIHDRAFGDLAHLRRLYLNGNLIERLTIDMFYGLQSLQYLYLEYNVIREIVSGTFQYLPNLQLLFLNNNVLKTLPGGVFSGLTLARLNLCSNHFQNLPVNGVLDQLKSLVQIDLHENPWDCSCDVVGMKMWLELLNAGTVVNDVLCETPKKLTGQDMRSVSSDYLCPDYSDVIVSTLSPTEESFSDSPTTIESSLRYTPSSTVPLSVLILSLLLVFIMSVFVAAGLFVVVMKRRKKSQNDRTSTNNSDVSSFNLHYSLYSNRSVPKVKTPAGHVYEYIPHSLGHMCKNPIYRSREGNTVEDYRDLHELKVSYRNNTDEERDSGLRSPTYSVSTIEPRDDPSPVQDAEHFFRAILEPDKQSPSGHSYEYKYSGPASYTYTPNYDVRRQFLHPERIRETVLYSTTPSTIYVEPTRNEYLELKAKLQVEPDYLEVLEKQTTFSQF; translated from the coding sequence TGCTTGTTACCACATCTCTAAGCTTCGTGAAAATGTATGACGGTTATGGGGAGATTTGTAGAAATCTCTGTACATGCGAGGAGAAGGATGGGATCCTGACAGTGAGCTGTGAGAACAGAGGAATCGTCCGGCTGTCGGAAATTAGCCCTGTGCGTTTTCCCATGTACCATCTCCTACTGACTGGAAATCTCCTAAAGAGGCTATCTCCAAATGACTTCATCAATTACACGGCGGTTACTATTTTACATTTAGGGAACAATGACATATCTGAAGTTGAAACGGGTGCATTCAATGGACTTCAGGGATTAAGGCGGTTGCATCTCAACAATAACAAAATTGATGCCCTGAGGGATGATACTTTTGTGGGCCTTGAGAGACTGGAGTACCTGCAGATTGATTACAATTACATCACCCACATAGAACCCAATGCCTTCGGTAAACTTCACTACCTGGAAGTGCTGATTCTGAATGACAACTTGCTATCGGCTCTGCCTACCAATATTTTCCGACATGTTCCCCTGACTCACCTTGATCTGAGGGGCAATCGGCTGAAAATGTTCCCATATGTGGGCCTTCTGGAACACATGGAtaaagtagtggaattacagTTAGAGGAGAACCCATGGAATTGTTCTTGCGAGCTCATTACTCTGAAGGCCTGGCTGGAGAGCATCTCCTACACTGCCTTAGTGGGGGAGGTCGTTTGTGAAACACCTTTTCGGCTGCATGGGAGAGACCTGGATGAGGTTTCCAAGCAGGAATTATGCCCCAGGAGAGCCATTTCAGAGTATGAAATGCGGCCACAGCCACCTCTGAGCACGATTGGATACTTCCAGACCACGCCTGCAGTGGTGACAGCGTCGGCTACATCATCCGCAGTTTTACGGTCTTCTTCAAGGCCAACAAAGGGCACTGGTCAATTGAGCAGGTCAAAGACCAAACCCACATCTCGCATCCCCTCTAATATCCCATACAACTATGGTCCCATAATTGCTTATCAAACTAAATCTCCTGTGCCTTTGGACTGCCCAGCTGCTTGCACATGCAATTTACAAATCTCTGACCTTGGCCTGAATGTTAATTGTCAAGAAAGAAAAATAGAAAACATCTCTGATTTAAAGCCTAAACCATACAATCCAAAAAAGATGTACCTTACGGGAAATTATATTTCAGTTGTTCGAAGACCTGATTTCATTGAGGCCACTGGATTAGACCTGCTTCACCTTGGAAACAATCGAATAGCTATCATTCATGACAGAGCCTTTGGGGACTTAGCACATTTGCGTAGGTTGTATTTGAATGGCAATTTGATTGAGCGCCTCACAATAGATATGTTTTATGGTCTCCAAAGTCTGCAATACTTGTACTTAGAATACAACGTAATCAGAGAAATAGTGTCAGGAACCTTTCAATATTTACCCAATCTTCAGTTACTTTTCCTGAATAACAATGTTCTGAAAACCCTGCCTGGTGGTGTATTTTCTGGCTTGACATTAGCCAGACTTAATCTTTGCAGTAACCATTTCCAGAATCTCCCAGTGAATGGTGTCTTAGATCAGCTGAAATCTCTTGTGCAGATAGACCTACATGAGAACCCATGGGATTGTTCCTGCGATGTGGTGGGCATGAAGATGTGGTTGGAGCTGCTTAATGCTGGCACAGTGGTGAATGATGTGTTGTGCGAAACTCCAAAAAAACTCACTGGGCAGGATATGCGTTCCGTCAGTTCTGATTACCTGTGTCCAGACTATTCTGATGTGATTGTCTCAACACTATCTCCGACTGAAGAGTCTTTCTCAGATAGCCCAACTACTATAGAAAGCTCATTGAGATACACACCCTCCAGCACAGTTCCGCTGTCTGTGTTGATTTTGAGCCTCCTTTTGGTGTTTATAATGTCGGTTTTTGTTGCTGCGGGACTGTTCGTGGTCGTGATGAAACGACGTAAAAAGTCTCAAAATGACCGTACCAGCACAAATAACTCTGATGTGAGCTCTTTCAACCTGCACTATAGTCTTTACAGTAACAGGTCAGTCCCAAAAGTTAAAACCCCTGCGGGACATGTTTATGAGTATATTCCACACTCGCTGGGTCACATGTGCAAAAATCCCATTTATAGGTCTAGAGAAGGCAATACAGTGGAGGATTATAGAGACCTGCATGAACTAAAGGTGTCGTACAGGAACAACACTGATGAAGAGAGGGACAGTGGTCTTAGGAGTCCCACATACAGTGTGAGTACTATAGAACCACGTGATGATCCTTCCCCTGTTCAAGATGCTGAGCACTTCTTCAGAGCCATTCTTGAGCCCGACAAACAGTCGCCATCTGGACACAGTTATGAATATAAGTACAGTGGCCCTGCTTCTTATACCTACACACCGAACTATGATGTCAGGCGCCAGTTCTTGCATCCCGAGAGGATACGAGAGACTGTGTTGTACAGCACAACACCAAGTACTATTTACGTTGAGCCCACCAGGAATGAATATTTGGAATTAAAAGCTAAACTTCAAGTGGAGCCGGACTACCTTGAAGTTCTTGAGAAGCAGACAACGTTTAGCCAATTTTGA